acaccactacacaccagcctgggtgacagagccagaccctgtctctaaataaataaataacctgagATGTTTCTCCTCAATTTGCTAACTTAACCATTTAATGCTTCCACAGACTAGATTCTCCCTCTGATCACAACTTCCCACTTGTATGAGTTAAGACTTAGGTTCGGCTGTGAGCAAAAGAAAACCTGAAACAGTGCATACACAGTGGCTGATTTCGCTCCCATGGAAATGCTGTCCCCAATGCGAGTGGGCCCAGTGACAGTGGAGCTCCACTCCCCAGATGGCTGTGTGCCCAGCAGCCTGCTGCCTGCGGGTTCATTCGCAAGGGTCTATGAAAATAAGTAATTCAGAATCCGTGTTGTTGGAACTTTAAATTACTTTGAGCCTTaaagtaagggaggagaccacccctcatatcgtcttatgcccaatttctgcctccaaagaaagaagtaaaaactaaaaggcacagcggggcgcggtggctcacgcctgtaatcccagcactttgggaggctgaggtgggcggatcatctgaggtcggaagttcgagagcagcctgaacaacatggagaaaccccatctctactaaaaatacaaaaattatctgggcgcggtggcgcacacctgtagtcccagctactaaggaggctgaggcaggagaatcgcttgaacccaggaggcggaggctgcagtgagccaagattgtgccactgcactccagcctgggcaacggtttaagactctgtctcaaaaataaataaataaataaataaataaataactaagacACATCCAGGAGTGCTTAGAGCAGCATCATGTTGCCACCTCCGGTCAGTAGCAGAATGGAGAAACTGGAGTCTGTTCATACCTCACAGCGAGAAACACCCTTCTTGAGCCACGTCAAAGACTCACCAACAACGCCGAATTGCAAAAGCTGAGGAATATGTCCATGCACCTCTTACAGCCTTCAGAAATTCAAAATACAACGTATGTAGAGATACATATCCCTGtggtaaaaattttaagaaagacatAAGAAGTCAGATTCTGCAGCAACCACCTTTGACAGGAGGAGACAAAGGGATCCAAGTGTGTCAGCGATACTCTATTTCTCACGTCGCATGGCAGGTCTGTAGCCACACATTCACGTTTAACTTTTGTATGATGAAATACCTCCAAGTTTTAAACACACATGGCAAAAACACAGATTATGGCATCATGGTCCTGCGGACGTGAAATGAGGATTTAAGAATACACATGGATCATTCTAGGGAAGTACCCCTAGGTATGAATTTTGAAACAATCAACTTTTCTTGGGTGCAACAAGGCTACGTTCCAATGGAAAGGGGTGCCCACCGTGACAGCCAAGTAGAGACCGGCATGATCACTTTAACACCTGCTGTCACAGCATAAGGCCCAACTCCGTCTCGTGCTCAAGCCTGGGTACGTGTTAAAACCACTGCCCGGGCTTTTGAAACTGCCCTTGTCCCGGCTCCACCTGACTTACTCAGCCAGCATTGGAGAACAAGGCGGGCTCTTTTCAGTTCTCCAGGGAACTtcgcagccaaggttgagaaacatCCAGTATAGGACACTAATTTGCCTAATAATTCAGGAACTTGGTGAAGACCAAGTTAGAGCCAAAAGTTAAAGGTCAAGTCTGGTGAATGTGGTGCTGATGGTGTGACTGTAGCAGTCGTGGAGAGCTCCAGGCTCTCGGCCTCCGCCCTAGACACCTGGCCTAAAAGCCCTCCGGCACCTGAGGGGTGAGCCTTACAGATGACATGAGTTAATGTGCCTCAATCGCTCCGAAGCAGGGCCTACCATAAACACACGATCTGCCACCTTTTCAAGGAAAGGAACTGTTTTGGGAAAAGtgttaattaaatatttcaataagGAGGATCACGATTACTCTTCAGGCTTCATGAACAGGCTCCCAAACCTGTGAAGGAAGCACAAACTCGAACCTCTCAGTCACTGTGTGGAATTTCTCatccaacctgctgaatgaagGAGGAAACACAGAGGACACGAGAGGCGGGTGACAGTGGACCAGTGAAGAGCTCTGGAGAATGAGGGACAGAGGGTAAAATCCTGACTCTCACTCGTGTCCCTCTATATTTTTTGCAATAAGAATCtatttgaggctgggcgcggtggctcacgcttgtaatcccagcactttgggaggccgaggcgggcagatcacaaggtcaggagatcgagaccatcctggctaacatggtgaaaccccgtctctactaaaaatacaaaaaaattagctgggcgcggtggcgggcgcctgtagtcccagctactcgggaggctgaggcagaatggcatgatcccgggaggcggagcttgcagtgagccgagatagtgccactgcactccagccagggggacagagcaagactccgtctaaaaaaaaaaaaaaaaaaaagaatctatttgATAGTGTTAATTACCAAAAGCCTGGCTACTGCAGGGAGGGCAGGCTAGCTTTTGCTTTTAAGGTGGTAGATTCAAAAGCAACTGAACAGTGAGTGGGAAGGGGACGAGGAAGACATCATCGGTTCAGCAAGGTCCCCAAGGAGGGCTAGAGTCGGGATCAGAGCCAGATGGGTGACTTAGGACGGGACAGGACGTGCTGCTCCACAGTGCGAGAGCTGGCTGGCAGCAGAGGCCACAGCTGGGGGCGATGACTATGGAAGCTGCGGGGGACGGTGCCATGCCTTCAGCAGCTGCCTTTCCTCCACTCCCCGTTACCATCTTTGTCCCCCGAGGTGTCCCAGACGGACTGCCACAACCACCccaccctcctcctgcccccaccagCCCCTTGCACATCATCGCAGAGCCCTCCGGAGTTCCCCGTCAATGTACCCGCCTGCCCAGCCAAGCCTCCACATGGTGACCCATGCCACCCATCCTTTCACCCAGAGGCCCAGAGCATGTGGGCGACAGCACAGGGCCCCATCACCAAAGCATCACTTGCCAGGTGACACTGGGCAAGTTGTCCTTGACCTCTTGAGAGCTGTGTCCCCAGCTGGGAAACAGGGCAACCCATCCATCCTCCTGGGACTCTGCAGGCCAGAGCGGACGAACTGAAAGCTCTATAGCCCTGGTGGGCTGGAAGTCattagaaaagaaagcaaagcaagcCCCTCAGGACAGTCACACGGCTGAGGTTGGGTATTTCACTTTATTTAGCAAACGGTCACACTCGGccccaccacaccaccctgcagCCTCGCTTGAGCATTTGTCTCAGGAAGCAGCTCAGGGTGAACAGGAAGGCCTGGGTTTCCCAGTTCAGGCCTCATCTGCCGCCACACGTGCCACACGCCACAAAACAAAATCACTTCCCCACGTCCTCAGGAGCCCACCCCAGTGTGGTTCGGGGGACCCTCCAGTGTTCAACAGCTGCCTGCAGGGGCTGCAGCCCAGCTCTAGGCACAGACCCCTGCACTGAGACGCCAGCCCCAGGAGAGCCTCCGTCTCCAGCTGCAGAGGTGCCAGACCCTGAGCCTCGGCTCTGCCACCTGTCCCTGCTGGGCAAGAagcaaaatgtatgaaaatactttaatcatttatttgaaaCGGTTAAGAAATAAGGTCATCTTGTTCTTCTATAatcccagtaaaaaaaaaaagttcacattgGCTCCTGGGCCCAGGCGCAGGCCACGCTGGTGCAGGCCCCACTGGCGCAGGCCCCGCTGGTGGTGCCGCTCAGTAGAAGCGCTTGTTCCGCTCCTGCCGCTTCTGGAACACCACGGCCCCCACCACGGCGCAGACGACAATGCCCAGGAGCGCgcacagcagcagcaggaacACCCGCCACCCTGTCAGGGGCCCGCTGCGGAAGTTCCCCGTGGGGTCGTCCACGTTGTCTGGGGGAGAAGAAACAGGAGCTGAAACAGCAGCGCGGGCCGGGAAACAAGGGGCTGCAGGACGGCAGTGGGGATGGAACAGGACAGCAGGCGACGGTGCACAGGCCAGTCGCACTCACTCCCCTCACCGGGGAGGGGCAGAGGTCAGGTGAAGCCCATCCCAGCCAGCTCTGCAGTccccaaggcagggcagggcagagagAGGACCAAGCCCCAGGGACCTGGGACCCCAGCGGCTCAGGCCTGGGCTGCCTTCTGCTGCAGGAAGCCGGTTAAAACCAGAGTCCTGGGCTCCTCCAAGCCCAACTCTGGATAAGGGGAGGCCCAGGAGGCTGCTTTTCCAAGCCCCGCCCCCACACTGTGGTCTGAGGGCCCTATCTGGAACAACGCGGCCCAGGTCACAGGCTGCCCCAGCCCACAGCTGGATACTCTAGGCAGCCCCCTCGGAGGGTCTCCCAGGACCTGAGTCCCACACTCCACCCCAGCCCACAGCCTCTCTCCTCCACACCGGGTCCTCACGGGTCCTGCCCATCCTGGGATGGGGCCCTCTGGTGCACTCCCTTGTCCAGGCTGAGAGAAGACACTGACTCTCCCAAGCTCTCCAGGCTGTGTGCGGAGGAGCTGGGGTCTGGCTGGGCCGGGTCTGccactctgcctccctccctgactGCGGCCCCCGACTCCACACTGTGCAGTCTCCTCAGGCATCCCCACACCCAGGCCTCGGGCCCAGGCCCTGCCTTTCAGCAGTGCACATGCCACCTTCTTGCCAGCCACAAGCCAACCTCCATCCTCCCTTCCTGCACAAGCTGCCACCAGCAGGCCTGCTGGCCACTCTCACCCCCACCTCTGCTCTACACACCAACAGCAGTCACTGACTGAACCGGGAGGTCCCTAGGGATGGCGCTTCCCCAGAAAGCCACTCAGCCTCGGGGCTCCCGCGGCTCCCTCTGTCTCCTTGTCTGCCTCAGCCCCTAGAATGAGCCCCAGGGTCAGGGCCTGCCTGATCTCCGTGTCTCCAGCACCCAGCCCATAGCTAGGCACAGAGAGCAGCTTTGATCACATCCGAAGGAACAAATGGATTGAATCTAAAAACGAGTTCATCCTGCCTTGCCAGCTGCCCAGGACGCTGGGTGGGCAAGGCAGGTGCCTCCTCTGAAAGCACCCAGCGGCTGGCAGCCCTCTGACCAAAGGCTGCAGCAAGGTTTGTGTGGCCCCCGAAACGTTTTAAAATAACCTGaatctttaaaaagtgaattgtTGGCtgcacacggtggctcacgcctgtaatcccagcactttgggaggccaagatgggaggaacacaaggtcaagagatcgagaccatcctggctaacacggtgaaaccccgtctctactaaaaatacaaaaaaattagccaggcatggtggcaggcacctgtagtcccagctactcaggaggctgaggcaggagaatggcatgaacctgggaggcggagcttgcagtgagccaagattgcaccactgtactccagcctgggcgacagagcaagactctgtcccctccaaaaaaaaaaaaaaaaaaaagtgatttgtcACATAAAACACTGGATCCTGGCTTCTCCTGAAAAGCAGAAAGATGCAGCCAAACTGGCCCATGCGGCATGGGGACCCAAGGCTGGGCTAGGACAGAGCCCGCGCTGTGCACACTTGCGTCACTGGCTGGACCCCCAGGCATGCATCTGTGGTTCTTAGGGTGGACTTCTCCACACACAGGTGCCTCATTCCAACCACAATGTTCACTCTGTGAGGAAAGGGGTAGCTAATTAGTGCCACGGGAAGAACCCAGGCTCCAGGTTTTGTAGAAACCCAATTTCCAATCctgccttctccctccttctAGCTAAGGAATCCACCCCTTGGCCAGCAGCACGACCTCCTTCCAGGCGGCTCACAGAAGGGACAGGGGGGCCAACATAGCCAGCCCCCTGGCTCTGCTGGCCACCGCCCCAGCGCCTAGGGAGGGAGGACGCCGGCTGGTCAGCCACTGCTTGCTGCCACGGCACTCACGTGGCTATGATGTCCTCAGGGACTGACTCTGCAGACTTCTCTTCCacctcattcatttactcaaaaaCTTGCCAGAGCTGACACAATCCAAGTCCAATCCTCGAGGAGCTCAGACAGGGCCAGCCAGTGCCGCTTGCCAGGACAGGGTTGATTCAAGAGCCCAGACCACAATCACCACAACCACGACTGGACCACAAGATCGCCAGGCTGGCTTCACCCCATTCCGGGTCAGGCCGCCCAGGCCCAGGGGGGGCGGGGCCGTGCACACGCACCTTTGGGCGACTTGAGGAAGTTGACGCTGGGCTCGATCTTGGTCCAGTCGATGCTCTCCTCGTCGGGCGTGTGCTCCACCATCAGCTGGAACAGCTTCATGGAGATGATGTCATGATTGTCTGCAGGACAAGAATAAACCTGTGACAGCCTGGAGGCCAGCCTCAGGGCATGTGGCCGAAGCCCCTCCCCTAAGGGAAGCTGCTGCCACAACCAGTAAACCTGCCAGGCCCCCGGGGAGAGGGCTGCCCTGCCCATCTAGGGCCTGTTTTCTTCCCAGCTCCCTCTAGTCCCCAGCAATAAAAAACTGAGGGGAGGCAGAGTGAAGAGAAAACAGTAAGGGCTTTACAAGCAGAATTGTCTGGGTCTAAATCCTGGGGTCTGATGCCCTCtttgaggctcagtttcctcatgtgtaaaggAGTGATGATCTCCATCTGTGTGGCTGCCATGGCAAGTACATGAGACTATACCACACAGAAGATGGCTTGCCTGCAGAGTACGTGCTCAAAAACAGACCCAGGAAGGACCAGCAGTCACTGTGTGACTGGCTGAGAAGCCTGAGCCTCCCAAGGGCAGGAGCCACCAGACATTCTTGTCACAGAGACCCACATACAGGCTGTAGGGAACAACTCGGCAACCAGCTAAGGGCCTGAGCCTAACAGAGGCCAGCGGCTGTGCCTGAGGAGACTGGGGAAAGGCTCTGTCCAATGGCATGGGCAGGAAAGAGCTCGGGCTTGACACTGACGGATCACTCCATTGTGGAgacaaggaggctgaggctcaaagTCAACACGTGGGTCCTGGTCAGCCTGGGACTGGAATCTGAGGAAAGGCCTTGTTTAACGGAGCAGGAATCTCTGGAGCCAAGGGAGGACCTACTGAGCAAGAGCTCGGCCAGGTGCGCAGTGTGACAGCTGAACATGCACAGCCCTCAGAGACAGCGAATGGCCCTGCAGGACAAGGACCAGCCCTGGAGTCAGGCCCTGGAGTCAGGCCCCAGTTCCCGTCTGGGCTCTGCTGCTTCCTGCTCGTATCTCAGGAAAAATCCCTTCAGTTCTCAAACTCCCAATGGTTGAGAAAAAGGGAGCGAGACAGCTATCTGCCTAAAAATATATCAGGTGACATCACCCGTAAGGTGCCTGGCACTGATGACCCCTGACCAGAGGTCAGACATGGCTCCCCTCATGGCGCCTCTTCCACTCTGTGCTGGGCTCTCCCAACAGCTGTGAGAGCTGCCACAGGCCACGGCCCGGGTGCTGCTCTGCGCCTATCGAGAACCCTCTGAAGACAAGTGCTGAAACAGTCTGACGAAGTTCCAGGCAACCGTGGGAGGAGGAGAACCAGCCAGGCACGAGCTGGAAATTATGAAAGACAGGAGGGGTGCTTACTAGACCTTTCTCTCCTCTGCTGGGCGTATGACTGAAAAACCCCCAAACGATGGATGTTCTGGGGTTTGAGTGGACCCAAGCACTTCTCTGCTGAGAGGGAGGCTCCTGGGCAGTGGGCAGACTACAGGCCCTGGAATGCGTCATCCTGAGGATAAACCACCCATGTCAGGTCCCCCGTGTCAGGTGCCAGTTCTGGTCAGGAGctggccctgggcctggcacCTGCTCAGGGACCCAAAGAGAGACCGAGAACCACAGCCAAGGCCACCATGGCCTGGTGACCAGTGAGGCCTGAGCAGGTTAGAGGCACCCCAGTGCTCACCGAGCACCTGCCCTGGGCCAAACAAGAGCCATTTACAGAGCTTACAATTGAGCAGGAGGGCCAGAGACAACAGCATTCATTACTCGGTAGATTCAAAGATGGTaaatactatgaagaaaaataaagccggCAAAGGTGATGGGGAGTGGGTTGGGGACTACAGGAGGGGGCGCGACGTTCCACAAGGGAATTAGGGAAGGCCGCGctgaggaggtgacatctgagcaaGGCCCtcggagacaagagtgaaacagctggggcaggagggcaCAGGCGCATCCAGGAGCAGCTGGAAGCCACAGTAGGCAGGGGGAGCAGTGAGCGAGGAGCCAGAGGTGGCAGGGCTGGCACAGAGGCCCTGGCCATGGTGCCCTCTGCAGGGCTCTGACCAGAGCAGCAGGCGGCCTCACACCGGCTGAAGGCAATTACTTAGCTGCTGTGCTCAGGGGAGACTGTTGGGGGCTGGTGAAGGAGGGAATCACTTGGGAGGCTCCAGTGAGATATTGGTGGCCTGAAGCCTCCAGGTAGTCAGGGAGGGGTGGGAAGCGGTGGGACATGCTGTGAAAATAAAGCCACAGGGACTGTTGATGGACCAGAGGTGCCATGTGAGAGAAAAAAGGGTCCGGAAAGACAGCAAGCAAATAGAGGAGCAGAGGTGCCACTGACATCCTGAAGGGCAAGACGTGGCCTCAGCTCTGGGCACAAGGGCTGAGCAGGTCTGGATCGGTCTGAGCTGGAGATAAATCTGGGAATCTACGTCACCCAAATCTAATTGACCCAATGCCCCCTGTTGACGGGGAAGGTTGCCAAGGGACTGTTCAAGGACTGAGGCCCGGACAGGCCATTTACAGacgaaaggaagaggaggaaccaCAGTCAGCTGAGTCCAGAAACCACACGAAGGCAGGCAATCAACTGCACGGAAAGCTCCCAGTCCCTCAGGGCGAGTCGGGCTGGGAACCAGTGCCTGGCCCGGCCCACTCACCAGACAGGTCGCCGGTGCCGGCGGAGGCCCCGAAGTAGTAGCCGGTGGGCAGGCGCACTCCCGTGATGTCAATGCAGTTCTTCCACTCGTTCTTGTCCTCCAAGTCGGTCATCACCTGCGGGGCCCAGCACGCTAAGCACCTCGCAGGACAGCAGCCTGCGCTCCTGAGCCTCTGTGGGATCGGCACCCCCCGCCCAGCCGGCTCACCGTCAGACGGCCCCGGGAGTAGCGCACAGCCAAGAAGGTGTCGTGATCGCGGTTGCGGAAGTCAGCCGTGCAGCCCGCCAGCTCGGTCCAGCGCCCATCCTTGCTGTGGTCGTAGGACAGGGAGCCATTGTTCACCATCACCGAGATGTACGGGAACACGCGCTGGGACCAAGACACCGGTTACTCCACAAGCAGCCCAGCCTGTGGGGCGAGCAGGGGCACCCGCCGCCCCAATCCCTGGAGGCTCCTCTCGTGCCGGGACCACGGAAGCCCCAGGGCCCCCTCCTCTAGCCCACTGCCCATTCCTTCCTCTCCTGCTCAGCAGGAGAGAGCGGGGCCTACCTCGGTGGTCTCATCATTGGGGTAGGTGTCCAGGAAGATGGCTAAGCCGTGGAAGTTATCTTTGCTTCCAAACACAGGCCCTAGAATTACAAGGAGATGCTCTCACAATGGGAGAAACGGGAGCTGTCCCATGGGTACCTGAAAGGCAGGCAATGCCAACGTGGGTGGGGAGCCCAACTCAATGGCCATTCACCGAGAGAGAAGAGATGGTGAAAGGAGAAAGCTGAGGCTTTCTCCCCAGAAGCGGGGAGTCTAGGCATGTGACACAGAGGACACAAGTCTGAAGGCTGAACTGTGAGGGGACTGAGGTAGGGGTGAAGGGGGTGCCTGGCTTACAAAACACAGTGAGCCACAAGAGACAGCCCTACTCCGGGGCCGCAAACACTCTGTGGAGGGCCACTGAGGTGACACCTCCGGGTCTGTGGGCCACCTGCAGTCACAGCCACACAGTCTTCATGTTCGGCTTTTTTACAACAGTAACTGTTTCGAATGGTAAACCCAGGCCAACGAGGGTGTAGGGCTGAGCTGCAGGGCCCAGCTGCTCCTCTCCCCTCAGCAGCCTTCCTTCCAGGGCCAGGCTCCTTCCAGAGGCGCAGGACTTCATCCACGGGAGCAGCACTTTCCTAATGGGAGAGACGCTGGGCCCCACGAGCCACAGGCAGCCCCACGCCACCTCCCTTGGGGGCCAGCAGCCATGCCCGTGCCCACCCCCGGCCTGGGGCCCCGCAGGGCTCACCTGGCACGAGGCGGTCCCGGGTGTACCACAAGGCGATGCCGTCTCCATGGAGGTTCTTCTTCCCTGTGCCGTGGACTTTGAAGTGGACGTGCATTTCCCAGTCCTTGAGGAAGCAGGGCTGGAGGGAGAGCAGAACGGGCTGCTCAGAGCTCCCCGGGGCCTTCCAGCAAGCTGGAGGCAACCCCGGCACGGCCCCTGCCCCACAGACCTCTCTGCCCTCCCCAGCGAAGACTGGGCACTCCTTGGCACAGGGCCACGAGTGCCACTGACCACAGACCCCTAAATGTTCTCAGCGTGAAGGTAAGAGACTGCTGGGCACCAGGTGAGGTGGGGGAGGCCACAGTGTCCCAAGGCTGCCTGAGGCCCAGACCCCGCCCGCAGGCCCCAGGCTGCTCCTGAGCAGGTGGCCGCCACACGGTTCACCCTCGTTACCAGCCAAACCCACCAGCCATTGCCTCTCCATCCCCGCTGCTCTTGCCCTGGAACCTTGTACAGAGGTTACTACTCCTATTTGAGCGACATATTTTACAGGAAAACAAATTCAGAGGTGTAACAACTTGTCCACAGCAGCTCAGTGGACTGTCTGATTCACGCCCAGGGCTTTCTGACTCTGAGAGCTCTGCTCTGCCTTCGGTACTTCCCGGGGCCTGCAGGCCTTTCACATAAATTGCACCAGCCCCTTTCTGGTCACCCACACCCACTGCCTACCCTGCTAACCAGCCTTCCCAAGTGAGGAAAATCAGGCCAGGTCAGTGCTGCTGGGCCTCCAGCCCAGGTCTGGCTGACTCCAAAACCTAGCCCTCCACCAGTTCACCTCCCCAGCCCAGCCTAAGTGTGGTACCAGTGCTGGGGATGAGAGCTGATCAGGGTCGTGCTCTGGGGCTCAAGGGCAGCACCGTGTGAGCTGGGGCAGGGATAGTCGCTGCCCACGGCAAGGGAGAAAGCCTGGCCTTCCCCATCTGGAAGTCGTTTGTGAAAACTAAGGTGTCAACACACACGGTGACAAGTATCCACTTTCAGGAAATCTGCAGATGGGTATGTAAGCAAGTGATTAAACAAACACCCATCAGAAAGGCAAACCCAAACAAGATGCTGACCTGTCAGATGGGCAACTGTGAAAAAGACCATTAACGTCCAATGCagatgaggatgaagagaaatgaacacaGGAGTAAAGGAACATGAAACAGTATTAATGATGGGTAATTCTGGGAGGGGGATTATGGCGACTGTTTACCATGTTTGAATAACGTACAATAAACACATTACTTCTGtgatcacaaaaaaataaaaaataacaacacacCGTATCCCGACGCAAtatggttcattcattcactgatgtcAGACTCACTGCTCCCACTCTGGGCACCGGGAACCCAGATAACAAAACCTAGGCCGAGTCCCCGAGAGCACAAAAGAATGGAAGATATAGAATTGTGGGTAAGAGATGgaggaaagagtgagagagactAAGACTCATATAATTGGGATTCCTAAGTAAGATGTAAGAGATTAGGGCAAAGGAATATTTAAAGATATCTAAGCACTTACTAAAGCTGATTCAAAGACCTGCCACAAACTTTAAAAGTCCTACAAACCAAAGGAGATGactaaaaagaaaaccatagtTAGGcacaaaaaaagaagggagggatagaggaaacaaacaaacaataaaaacagatagttttttaacatgaaagtatttttttctaattttttccccCACGGCACAGCCCCAGGCAATCCTGAGAACTTGTGCCAcaaaagcattttttctttcttttcaatttcaacttttattttagatacaggggctCCATGTGCAGGCTACATGGGTATACTAcacccaggcagagagaacattacccagtaggtagtttttcaaatCACATCCTCCCCCATCTAGTCTGgagtgtctattgttccccttAAAAACAGAtcatcttggccgggtgcagtggctcacgcctataatcccagcactttgggaggccaaagcaggtggatcacttgaggtcgagaccagcctggccaacatggtgaaaccccgtctctactaaaaatacaaaaattagccaggcgtggtggtgcgtgcctgtaatcccagctacttgggaggctgaggtgggagaactgcttgaacctgggaggtggaggttgcagtgagccgagattgcgccactgcaccccaccataaaaaataataatcatca
This DNA window, taken from Macaca fascicularis isolate 582-1 chromosome 6, T2T-MFA8v1.1, encodes the following:
- the LMAN2 gene encoding vesicular integral-membrane protein VIP36 isoform X1, giving the protein MAAEGWIWRWGWGRRCLGRPGLPGPGPGPTTPLFLLLLLGSVTADITDGNSEHLKREHSLIKPYQGVGSSSMPLWDFQGSTMLTSQYVRLTPDERSKEGSIWNHQPCFLKDWEMHVHFKVHGTGKKNLHGDGIALWYTRDRLVPGPVFGSKDNFHGLAIFLDTYPNDETTERVFPYISVMVNNGSLSYDHSKDGRWTELAGCTADFRNRDHDTFLAVRYSRGRLTVMTDLEDKNEWKNCIDITGVRLPTGYYFGASAGTGDLSDNHDIISMKLFQLMVEHTPDEESIDWTKIEPSVNFLKSPKDNVDDPTGNFRSGPLTGWRVFLLLLCALLGIVVCAVVGAVVFQKRQERNKRFY
- the LMAN2 gene encoding vesicular integral-membrane protein VIP36 isoform X2 codes for the protein MHVHFKVHGTGKKNLHGDGIALWYTRDRLVPGPVFGSKDNFHGLAIFLDTYPNDETTERVFPYISVMVNNGSLSYDHSKDGRWTELAGCTADFRNRDHDTFLAVRYSRGRLTVMTDLEDKNEWKNCIDITGVRLPTGYYFGASAGTGDLSDNHDIISMKLFQLMVEHTPDEESIDWTKIEPSVNFLKSPKDNVDDPTGNFRSGPLTGWRVFLLLLCALLGIVVCAVVGAVVFQKRQERNKRFY